The following coding sequences lie in one Oryctolagus cuniculus chromosome 7, mOryCun1.1, whole genome shotgun sequence genomic window:
- the DENND4B gene encoding DENN domain-containing protein 4B isoform X1: MEADAVSEGGAMAEERPPRLVDYFVVAGLAGNGAPIPEEARVPEPSGPLRPPRPAEPITDVAVIARALGEEVPQGYTCIQTSAGGHPLELSAGLLGGTQPVICYRRGRDKPPLVELGVLYEGKERPKPGFQVLDTTPYSHSANLAPPGPGHPRTYLTYRRAAEGAGLHALGITDLCLVLPSKGEGTPHTYCRLPRNLNPGMWGPAVYLCYKVGLAKGNTLVYEAELLGRYPEEDNEAFPLPESVPVFCLPMGATIECWPAQTKYPVPVFSTFVLTGAAGDKVYGAALQFYEAFPRARLSERQARALGLLSAVERGRALGGRAVRSRRAIAVLSRWPAFPAFRAFLTFLYRYSVSGPHRLPLEAHISHFIHNVPFPSPQRPRILVQMSPYDNLLLCQPVSSPLPLSGASFLQLLQSLGPELAVTLLLAVLTEHKLLVHSLRPDLLTSVCEALVSMIFPLHWQCPYIPLCPLVLADVLSAPVPFIVGIHSSYFDLHDPPADVICVDLDTNTLFQTEEKKPLSPRTLPRRPYKVLLATLTNLYQQLDQTYTGPEQEASLEFLLTDYEAVCGRRARLEREVQGAFLRFMACLLKGYREFLRPLTQAPSEGARDVDNLFHLQGFLKSRERSSHKLYSQLLHTQMFSQFIEECSFGSARHAALEFFDSCVDKVHAEQERPEPTPLVELEELSGSELTVFITPPEEPPVPDSSEPIPQFCYDGFPELRAELFESPQEQPGALPVPGTSRSAPSSPAPRRTKQEMKVAQRMAQKSATVPELWARCLLGHCYGLWFLCLPAYVRSAPSRVRALHTAYQVLRQMESRKVVLPDEVCYRVLMQLCSHYGQPVLSVRVMLEMRRAGIVPNTITYGYYNKAVLESKWPSGTPGGRLRWAKLRNVVLGAAQFRQPLKERRRQQQQQQQPAAQQEAGSSQTEPCLERPSPTRPLQRQTTWAGRSLRDPASPAGRLVKSGSLGSARGAQPTVEAGVAHMIEALGVLEPRGSPVPWHDGSLSDLSLTGEELAPGGSPGGSGPALSAQSTEALEGLSGRGPKAAGHQEEAGTPRRGLGARLQQLLTPSRRSPASRIPPPELPADLPPPARRSPMDSLLHPRERPGSTASESSASLGSEWDLSESSLSSLSLRRSSERLSDTPGSSQPPSLEILLSSCSLCRACDSLVYDEEIMAGWAPDDSNLNTTCPFCACPFVPLLSVQTLDSRPSAPSPKPTPAGASGSKDAPVPGGPGPVLSDRRLCLALDEPQLCNGHMGGTSRRVESGAWAYLSPLVLRKELESLVENEGSEVLALPELPAAHPIIFWNLLWYFQRLGLPSILPGLVLASCDGPPAPQAPPPWLTSDPASVQVRLLWDILTPDPNSCPPLYVLWRVHSQIPQRVMWPGPVPASLSLALLESVLRHVGLNEVHKAVGLLLETLGPPPTGLHLQRGIYREILFLTMAALGKDHVDIGAFDKKYKSAFNKLASSMGKEELRQRRAQMPTPKAIDCRKCFGAPLEC, from the exons ATGGAGGCAG ATGCAGTGAGTGAGGGGGGGGCCATGGCAGAGGAGCGGCCCCCCCGGCTGGTGGATTACTTCGTGGTAGCTGGGCTCGCAGGGAACGGAGCACCCATCCCCGAGGAAGCACGGGTTCCTGAACCCAGCGGTCCCCTGCGCCCTCCCCGGCCTGCTGAGCCCATCACAGATGTGGCAGTCATCGCTAGGGCCCTGGGCGAGGAGGTGCCCCAGGGCTACACCTGCATCCAGACTTCTGCTGGAGGCCACCCCTTGGAACTCAGTGCCGGGCTCCTGGGTGGAACTCAGCCCGTCATCTGCTACCGCAGGGGCCGTGACAAGCCCCCCCTCGTTGAGCTGGG GGTGTTGTATGAGGGGAAGGAACGGCCCAAGCCTGGCTTCCAAGTGCTGGACACAACACCCTACAGCCACTCAGCCAACCTGGCCCCTCCAGGCCCCGGGCACCCCCGCACCTACCTCACTTACCGGCGGGCagcagagggggcagggctgcacgCCCTGGGCATCACTGACCTCTGTCTGGTGCTGCCCAGCAAGGGTGAGGGCACTCCCCACACGTACTGCCGGCTGCCACGCAACCTCAACCCCGGCATG TGGGGCCCAGCGGTGTATCTGTGCTACAAGGTGGGCCTAGCCAAGGGCAACACATTGGTGTACGAGGCAG AGCTGTTGGGCCGCTACCCGGAGGAGGACAACGAGGCGTTCCCGCTGCCCGAGTCCGTGCCAGTCTTCTGCCTGCCCATGGGTGCCACTATCGAGTGCTGGCCTGCCCAGACCAAGTACCCCGTGCCCGTCTTCTCCACCTTCGTGCTCACGGGTGCCGCTGGTGATAAG GTGTATGGTGCCGCCCTGCAGTTCTATGAGGCGTTCCCGAGGGCCAGGCTGTCGGAGCGGCAGGCACGGGCACTGGGCCTGCTGAGTGCCGTGGAGCGGGGCCGGGCGCTGGGCGGCCGAGCTGTACGCAGCCGGCGAGCCATCGCCGTGCTGTCCCGCTGGCCCGCCTTCCCTGCCTTTCGCGCCTTCCTCACCTTCCTCTACCGCTACTCCGTCTCAGGCCCCCACCGCCTGCCCTTGGAAGC gCACATCTCGCACTTCATTCACAAcgtccccttcccctccccacagaGACCCCGCATCCTAGTGCAG ATGTCTCCCTACGACAACCTGCTCCTCTGTCAACCTGTGTCTTCACCCCTGCCCCTCAG CggtgccagcttcctgcagctgctgcagagcCTGGGCCCTGAGCTGGCTGTCACACTGCTGCTGGCCGTGCTCACGGAGCACAAACTGCTGGTGCACTCGCTGCGGCCAGACCTGCTCACCAGTGTCTGTGAGGCCCTTGTCTCG ATGATCTTTCCGCTGCACTGGCAGTGCCCCTACATTCCGCTGTGCCCCCTGGTGCTGGCAGACGTGCTGAGCGCCCCTGTGCCCTTCATCGTGGGCATCCACTCCAGCTACTTTGATCTGCATGACCCCCCGGCCGACGTCATCTGTGTCGACCTTGACACCAACACGCTCTTCCA GACCGAGGAAAAGAAGCCCCTCTCCCCTCGGACCCTGCCTCGCAGACCCTACAAGGTTCTGCTGGCCACTCTGACTAACCTGTACCAGCAGCTGGACCAGA CATACACTGGACCCGAGCAGGAGGCCTCCCTGGAATTCCTGCTGACCGACTACGAGGCAGTGTGCGGCCGCCGGGCCCGGCTGGAGCGAGAGGTCCAGGGCGCCTTCCTCCGCTTCATGGCCTGCCTGCTCAAGGGCTACCGGGAATTCCTGCGCCCACTCACCCAGGCCCCCTCGGAGGGCGCTCGCGACGTGGACAACCTTTTCCACCTTCAGG GCTTCCTGAAGTCCCGCGAGCGCTCCAGCCACAAGCTGTACTCCCAGCTGCTGCACACACAGATGTTCTCCCAGTTCATTGAGGAGTGCTCTTTCGGCTCTGCTCGGCATGCTGCCCTGGAATTCTTTGACTCCTGCGTCGACAAG GTCCACGCCGAGCAGGAAAGGCCTGAGCCCACTCCGTTGGTGGAGCTGGAAGAGTTGTCAGGAAGTGAGCTCACCGTCTTCATCACGCCTCCCGAGGAGCCCCCGGTCCCAGACAGCAGCGAACCCATTCCCCAGTTCTG TTATGATGGGTTCCCAGAACTACGGGCTGAGCTGTTTGAATCTCCCCAAGAGCAACCTGGGGCACTGCCTGTGCCGGGCACCTCCCGGAGTGCCCCCAGCAGTCCTGCCCCTCGCCGAACCAAACAG GAGATGAAGGTTGCACAGCGGATGGCACAGAAGTCAGCGACCGTGCCTGAGCTGTGGGCCCGGTGCCTGCTGGGGCACTGCTACGGGCTGTGGTTCCTGTGCCTGCCTGCCTACGTACGATCGGCACCCTCCCGGGTACGGGCACTGCACACGGCCTACCAAGTGCTACGCCAGATGGAGAGCCGCAAAGTGGTGCTCCCCGACGAG GTGTGTTACCGGGTGCTGATGCAGCTCTGCTCACACTATGGGCAGCCTGTGCTGTCTGTGCGGGTCATGCTGGAGATGCGGCGGGCGGGCATTGTGCCCAACACCATCACCTATGGCTACTACAACAAG GCTGTGCTGGAAAGCAAGTGGCCGTCGGGCACACCGGGTGGGCGCCTGCGCTGGGCCAAGCTCCGGAATGTTGTCCTGGGAGCTGCTCAGTTCCGCCAACCCCTGAAagagcggcggcggcagcagcagcagcagcagcagccggcaGCACAGCAAGAGGCAGGCAGCTCCCAGACAG AGCCCTGTCTGGAGCGCCCCTCCCCTACCCGCCCACTCCAGCGCCAGACTACCTGGGCTGGGCGAAGTCTGAGGGACCCAGCCTCCCCTGCGGGGCGCCTGGTGAAGAGCGGGAGCCTGGGCAGTGCCCGAGGCGCACAGCCCACTGTGGAGGCCGGTGTGGCCCACA TGATAGAGGCCTTGGGGGTGCTGGAACCCCGCGGCTCACCTGTGCCCTGGCATGATGGAAGTCTCTCAGACCTGAGCCTTACCGGGGAGGAGCTGGCACCTGGGGGCAGCCCAGGGGGTTCAGGCCCGGCTCTGAGTGCCCAGTCCACTGAGGCCCTGGAAGGGCTAAGTGGCCGCGGGCCCAAGGCTGCTGGGCATCAGGAGGAGGCGGGCACCCCCCGACGAGGGCTGGGTGCTCGCCTTCAGCAGCTGCTCACCCCCTCCCGCCGCTCCCCTGCCTCCCGCATTCCCCCACCCGAGCTGCCCGCTGACCTGCCACCCCCAGCCCGCCGCAGCCCCATGGACAGCCTCCTGCACCCCCGGGAGCGCCCTGGATCCACTGCGTCCGAG AGCTCGGCCTCTCTGGGCAGTGAGTGGGACCTCTCAGAATCTTCTCTCAGCAGCCTGAGCCTCCGCCGTTCCTCAGAGCGCCTCAGTGACACCCCTGGGTCCTCCCAGCCACCTTCCCTGGAA ATTCTGCTGTCCAGCTGCTCCCTGTGCCGTGCCTGTGATTCGCTGGTGTACGATGAGGAGATCATGGCCGGCTGGGCACCGGACGACTCTAACCTCAACACAACCTGCCCCTTCTGCGCCTGTCCCTTCGTGCCCCTGCTCAGCGTCCAGACCCTTGATTCCCGACCCAG TGCCCCCAGCCCCAAGCCGACCCCTGCTGGTGCCAGTGGCAGCAAAGATGCTCCCGTCCCTGGGGGTCCTGGCCCCGTGCTCAGTGACCGTAGGCTCTGCCTCGCCCTGGACGAGCCCCAGCTCTGCAACGGGCACATGGGG GGTACCTCCCGGCGAGTGGAGAGTGGCGCGTGGGCATACCTGAGCCCCCTGGTGCTGCGTAAGGAGCTGGAGTCGCTGGTAGAGAATGAGGGCAGTGAAGTGCTGGCGTTGCCTGAGCTGCCTGCTGCCCACCCTATCATCTTCTGGAACCTTCTGTGGTATTTCCAACGGCTGGGCCTGCCTAGTATTCTgccaggcctggtgctggcctCCTGTGatgggcccccagcccctcag gccccacctccttGGCTAACCTCTGATCCAGCCTCTGTGCAGGTGCGGCTGCTGTGGGATATCCTGACCCCTGATCCCAATAGCTGTCCACCTCTCTATGTGCTCTGGAGGGTTCACA GCCAGATCCCCCAGAGGGTTATGTGGCCAGGCCCAGTACCCGCCTCCCTTAGTTTGGCGTTGTTGGAGTCAGTGCTGCGCCACGTTGGACTCAATGAGGTGCATAAGGCTGTGGGGCTCCTGCTGGAAACTCTGGGGCCCCCTCCCACTGGCCTGCACCTGCAGAG GGGCATCTACCGTGAGATCTTATTCCTGACAATGGCTGCTCTGGGCAAGGACCACGTGGACATag GGGCCTTCGACAAGAAGTACAAGTCCGCCTTTAACAAGCTGGCCAGCAGCATGGGCAAGGAGGAGCTGAGGCAGCGGCGGGCACAGATGCCTACGCCCAAGGCCATTGACTGCCGGAAATGTTTTGGAGCACCCCTGGAATGCTAG
- the DENND4B gene encoding DENN domain-containing protein 4B isoform X3 — MEADAVSEGGAMAEERPPRLVDYFVVAGLAGNGAPIPEEARVPEPSGPLRPPRPAEPITDVAVIARALGEEVPQGYTCIQTSAGGHPLELSAGLLGGTQPVICYRRGRDKPPLVELGVLYEGKERPKPGFQVLDTTPYSHSANLAPPGPGHPRTYLTYRRAAEGAGLHALGITDLCLVLPSKGEGTPHTYCRLPRNLNPGMWGPAVYLCYKVGLAKGNTLVYEAELLGRYPEEDNEAFPLPESVPVFCLPMGATIECWPAQTKYPVPVFSTFVLTGAAGDKVYGAALQFYEAFPRARLSERQARALGLLSAVERGRALGGRAVRSRRAIAVLSRWPAFPAFRAFLTFLYRYSVSGPHRLPLEAHISHFIHNVPFPSPQRPRILVQMSPYDNLLLCQPVSSPLPLSGASFLQLLQSLGPELAVTLLLAVLTEHKLLVHSLRPDLLTSVCEALVSMIFPLHWQCPYIPLCPLVLADVLSAPVPFIVGIHSSYFDLHDPPADVICVDLDTNTLFQTEEKKPLSPRTLPRRPYKVLLATLTNLYQQLDQTYTGPEQEASLEFLLTDYEAVCGRRARLEREVQGAFLRFMACLLKGYREFLRPLTQAPSEGARDVDNLFHLQGFLKSRERSSHKLYSQLLHTQMFSQFIEECSFGSARHAALEFFDSCVDKVHAEQERPEPTPLVELEELSGSELTVFITPPEEPPVPDSSEPIPQFCYDGFPELRAELFESPQEQPGALPVPGTSRSAPSSPAPRRTKQEMKVAQRMAQKSATVPELWARCLLGHCYGLWFLCLPAYVRSAPSRVRALHTAYQVLRQMESRKVVLPDEVCYRVLMQLCSHYGQPVLSVRVMLEMRRAGIVPNTITYGYYNKAVLESKWPSGTPGGRLRWAKLRNVVLGAAQFRQPLKERRRQQQQQQQPAAQQEAGSSQTEPCLERPSPTRPLQRQTTWAGRSLRDPASPAGRLVKSGSLGSARGAQPTVEAGVAHMIEALGVLEPRGSPVPWHDGSLSDLSLTGEELAPGGSPGGSGPALSAQSTEALEGLSGRGPKAAGHQEEAGTPRRGLGARLQQLLTPSRRSPASRIPPPELPADLPPPARRSPMDSLLHPRERPGSTASESSASLGSEWDLSESSLSSLSLRRSSERLSDTPGSSQPPSLEILLSSCSLCRACDSLVYDEEIMAGWAPDDSNLNTTCPFCACPFVPLLSVQTLDSRPSAPSPKPTPAGASGSKDAPVPGGPGPVLSDRRLCLALDEPQLCNGHMGGTSRRVESGAWAYLSPLVLRKELESLVENEGSEVLALPELPAAHPIIFWNLLWYFQRLGLPSILPGLVLASCDGPPAPQAPPPWLTSDPASVQARSPRGLCGQAQYPPPLVWRCWSQCCATLDSMRCIRLWGSCWKLWGPLPLACTCRGASTVRSYS; from the exons ATGGAGGCAG ATGCAGTGAGTGAGGGGGGGGCCATGGCAGAGGAGCGGCCCCCCCGGCTGGTGGATTACTTCGTGGTAGCTGGGCTCGCAGGGAACGGAGCACCCATCCCCGAGGAAGCACGGGTTCCTGAACCCAGCGGTCCCCTGCGCCCTCCCCGGCCTGCTGAGCCCATCACAGATGTGGCAGTCATCGCTAGGGCCCTGGGCGAGGAGGTGCCCCAGGGCTACACCTGCATCCAGACTTCTGCTGGAGGCCACCCCTTGGAACTCAGTGCCGGGCTCCTGGGTGGAACTCAGCCCGTCATCTGCTACCGCAGGGGCCGTGACAAGCCCCCCCTCGTTGAGCTGGG GGTGTTGTATGAGGGGAAGGAACGGCCCAAGCCTGGCTTCCAAGTGCTGGACACAACACCCTACAGCCACTCAGCCAACCTGGCCCCTCCAGGCCCCGGGCACCCCCGCACCTACCTCACTTACCGGCGGGCagcagagggggcagggctgcacgCCCTGGGCATCACTGACCTCTGTCTGGTGCTGCCCAGCAAGGGTGAGGGCACTCCCCACACGTACTGCCGGCTGCCACGCAACCTCAACCCCGGCATG TGGGGCCCAGCGGTGTATCTGTGCTACAAGGTGGGCCTAGCCAAGGGCAACACATTGGTGTACGAGGCAG AGCTGTTGGGCCGCTACCCGGAGGAGGACAACGAGGCGTTCCCGCTGCCCGAGTCCGTGCCAGTCTTCTGCCTGCCCATGGGTGCCACTATCGAGTGCTGGCCTGCCCAGACCAAGTACCCCGTGCCCGTCTTCTCCACCTTCGTGCTCACGGGTGCCGCTGGTGATAAG GTGTATGGTGCCGCCCTGCAGTTCTATGAGGCGTTCCCGAGGGCCAGGCTGTCGGAGCGGCAGGCACGGGCACTGGGCCTGCTGAGTGCCGTGGAGCGGGGCCGGGCGCTGGGCGGCCGAGCTGTACGCAGCCGGCGAGCCATCGCCGTGCTGTCCCGCTGGCCCGCCTTCCCTGCCTTTCGCGCCTTCCTCACCTTCCTCTACCGCTACTCCGTCTCAGGCCCCCACCGCCTGCCCTTGGAAGC gCACATCTCGCACTTCATTCACAAcgtccccttcccctccccacagaGACCCCGCATCCTAGTGCAG ATGTCTCCCTACGACAACCTGCTCCTCTGTCAACCTGTGTCTTCACCCCTGCCCCTCAG CggtgccagcttcctgcagctgctgcagagcCTGGGCCCTGAGCTGGCTGTCACACTGCTGCTGGCCGTGCTCACGGAGCACAAACTGCTGGTGCACTCGCTGCGGCCAGACCTGCTCACCAGTGTCTGTGAGGCCCTTGTCTCG ATGATCTTTCCGCTGCACTGGCAGTGCCCCTACATTCCGCTGTGCCCCCTGGTGCTGGCAGACGTGCTGAGCGCCCCTGTGCCCTTCATCGTGGGCATCCACTCCAGCTACTTTGATCTGCATGACCCCCCGGCCGACGTCATCTGTGTCGACCTTGACACCAACACGCTCTTCCA GACCGAGGAAAAGAAGCCCCTCTCCCCTCGGACCCTGCCTCGCAGACCCTACAAGGTTCTGCTGGCCACTCTGACTAACCTGTACCAGCAGCTGGACCAGA CATACACTGGACCCGAGCAGGAGGCCTCCCTGGAATTCCTGCTGACCGACTACGAGGCAGTGTGCGGCCGCCGGGCCCGGCTGGAGCGAGAGGTCCAGGGCGCCTTCCTCCGCTTCATGGCCTGCCTGCTCAAGGGCTACCGGGAATTCCTGCGCCCACTCACCCAGGCCCCCTCGGAGGGCGCTCGCGACGTGGACAACCTTTTCCACCTTCAGG GCTTCCTGAAGTCCCGCGAGCGCTCCAGCCACAAGCTGTACTCCCAGCTGCTGCACACACAGATGTTCTCCCAGTTCATTGAGGAGTGCTCTTTCGGCTCTGCTCGGCATGCTGCCCTGGAATTCTTTGACTCCTGCGTCGACAAG GTCCACGCCGAGCAGGAAAGGCCTGAGCCCACTCCGTTGGTGGAGCTGGAAGAGTTGTCAGGAAGTGAGCTCACCGTCTTCATCACGCCTCCCGAGGAGCCCCCGGTCCCAGACAGCAGCGAACCCATTCCCCAGTTCTG TTATGATGGGTTCCCAGAACTACGGGCTGAGCTGTTTGAATCTCCCCAAGAGCAACCTGGGGCACTGCCTGTGCCGGGCACCTCCCGGAGTGCCCCCAGCAGTCCTGCCCCTCGCCGAACCAAACAG GAGATGAAGGTTGCACAGCGGATGGCACAGAAGTCAGCGACCGTGCCTGAGCTGTGGGCCCGGTGCCTGCTGGGGCACTGCTACGGGCTGTGGTTCCTGTGCCTGCCTGCCTACGTACGATCGGCACCCTCCCGGGTACGGGCACTGCACACGGCCTACCAAGTGCTACGCCAGATGGAGAGCCGCAAAGTGGTGCTCCCCGACGAG GTGTGTTACCGGGTGCTGATGCAGCTCTGCTCACACTATGGGCAGCCTGTGCTGTCTGTGCGGGTCATGCTGGAGATGCGGCGGGCGGGCATTGTGCCCAACACCATCACCTATGGCTACTACAACAAG GCTGTGCTGGAAAGCAAGTGGCCGTCGGGCACACCGGGTGGGCGCCTGCGCTGGGCCAAGCTCCGGAATGTTGTCCTGGGAGCTGCTCAGTTCCGCCAACCCCTGAAagagcggcggcggcagcagcagcagcagcagcagccggcaGCACAGCAAGAGGCAGGCAGCTCCCAGACAG AGCCCTGTCTGGAGCGCCCCTCCCCTACCCGCCCACTCCAGCGCCAGACTACCTGGGCTGGGCGAAGTCTGAGGGACCCAGCCTCCCCTGCGGGGCGCCTGGTGAAGAGCGGGAGCCTGGGCAGTGCCCGAGGCGCACAGCCCACTGTGGAGGCCGGTGTGGCCCACA TGATAGAGGCCTTGGGGGTGCTGGAACCCCGCGGCTCACCTGTGCCCTGGCATGATGGAAGTCTCTCAGACCTGAGCCTTACCGGGGAGGAGCTGGCACCTGGGGGCAGCCCAGGGGGTTCAGGCCCGGCTCTGAGTGCCCAGTCCACTGAGGCCCTGGAAGGGCTAAGTGGCCGCGGGCCCAAGGCTGCTGGGCATCAGGAGGAGGCGGGCACCCCCCGACGAGGGCTGGGTGCTCGCCTTCAGCAGCTGCTCACCCCCTCCCGCCGCTCCCCTGCCTCCCGCATTCCCCCACCCGAGCTGCCCGCTGACCTGCCACCCCCAGCCCGCCGCAGCCCCATGGACAGCCTCCTGCACCCCCGGGAGCGCCCTGGATCCACTGCGTCCGAG AGCTCGGCCTCTCTGGGCAGTGAGTGGGACCTCTCAGAATCTTCTCTCAGCAGCCTGAGCCTCCGCCGTTCCTCAGAGCGCCTCAGTGACACCCCTGGGTCCTCCCAGCCACCTTCCCTGGAA ATTCTGCTGTCCAGCTGCTCCCTGTGCCGTGCCTGTGATTCGCTGGTGTACGATGAGGAGATCATGGCCGGCTGGGCACCGGACGACTCTAACCTCAACACAACCTGCCCCTTCTGCGCCTGTCCCTTCGTGCCCCTGCTCAGCGTCCAGACCCTTGATTCCCGACCCAG TGCCCCCAGCCCCAAGCCGACCCCTGCTGGTGCCAGTGGCAGCAAAGATGCTCCCGTCCCTGGGGGTCCTGGCCCCGTGCTCAGTGACCGTAGGCTCTGCCTCGCCCTGGACGAGCCCCAGCTCTGCAACGGGCACATGGGG GGTACCTCCCGGCGAGTGGAGAGTGGCGCGTGGGCATACCTGAGCCCCCTGGTGCTGCGTAAGGAGCTGGAGTCGCTGGTAGAGAATGAGGGCAGTGAAGTGCTGGCGTTGCCTGAGCTGCCTGCTGCCCACCCTATCATCTTCTGGAACCTTCTGTGGTATTTCCAACGGCTGGGCCTGCCTAGTATTCTgccaggcctggtgctggcctCCTGTGatgggcccccagcccctcag gccccacctccttGGCTAACCTCTGATCCAGCCTCTGTGCAG GCCAGATCCCCCAGAGGGTTATGTGGCCAGGCCCAGTACCCGCCTCCCTTAGTTTGGCGTTGTTGGAGTCAGTGCTGCGCCACGTTGGACTCAATGAGGTGCATAAGGCTGTGGGGCTCCTGCTGGAAACTCTGGGGCCCCCTCCCACTGGCCTGCACCTGCAGAG GGGCATCTACCGTGAGATCTTATTCCTGA